From the Polaribacter gangjinensis genome, the window CAGCACTAATTTTTGGCCCAATCATGGCAAAATTATTTGAAACAGTGGGCGTTGCAAATGCATTTTATATTTTAGGAACAATTTATACTATTATCATTTTAGCATCCGCTAGTTATATTGAAAGACCTCCTGTTGGCTATTTTCCTGAAGGATTTGAAGGTGAAGCAAAAAATGCCATAAAAGAAGATATTTCGAATGTTACTGCCAATGAAGCACTAAAATCTGAACGATTTTATTACATATGGTTGATGATGTTTATCAATATTTCTTGCGGAATTGCCATCATTTCTGCTGCAAGTCCCATGATGCAAGAAAAACTAAATTATACCTCTATGCAAGCAGCAACAATTGTTGGATTTATTGGAGTTTTCAATGGCTTAGGAAGGCTTTTATGGTCAACCCTTTCTGATTATTTAGGAAGAGCAAACACCTATATATTGTTTTTTGCATTTCAAATTTTGGCCTTTTATCTATTACCAAAAATAGGAATTGAAAGTGTGTTTTTATTAGTGCTTTTTACAGTTATTACTATGTATGGTGGAGGATTTGCAACATTACCAGCATTTTTAGGCGATTTATTTGGCACCAAACAATTAGGCGCAATTCATGGATATGTGTTAGCAGCTTGGGCTTTAGCTGGTGTTGCAGGCCCAACTATTTACGATTTGGTAAAAGAGCAAACAGGATCTCTTGATACAACATTATTGATTTTTGCAGGCTTATTTGTAATTGCTTTTATCATCTCAGTTTTAATGAAATTTTCTATTTTAAAATCTGAAAAACAAAGAATTAAGGAGTTAAGTATTGCATAAGTATATTGTCTTTTTAATTGAAAAGTTAAATTTTAAACACCACAAATTTAGTTGCTCTAATTTTAAACTTTAGCGAATTTTTGGTATTGATCACCCAATTTGTCCTTCAATTTTTTAGCATCTTTGCACTCATAATTTTTTGAAATTTTATTTACAATGAAAATAGCAGTTGTTGGTGCCACAGGAATGGTTGGCACAGTTATGTTAAGAGTTCTAGAAGAACGCAATTTACCAATCACAGAATTGATTCCTGTTGCATCTGAAAAATCTGCAGGTAAAAAATTGACTTTCAAAGGTAAAGAATACACGATTGTAACCCTTGAAGAAGCTGTTGCATTAAAACCACACATTGCATTATTTTCGGCAGGAGGTGAAACTTCGTTGCAATGGGCTCCAAAATTTGCAGCTGTTGGTACAAAAGTGATTGACAATTCTTCTGCTTGGAGAATGGATGTTGATAAAAAACTGGTAGTTCCTGAAATCAATGGTGATGTGTTGACAAAAGACGATTATATCATTGCGAACCCTAATTGTTCTACCATTCAATTGGTAATGGCTTTAGCACCTTTACATCAAAAATATCAAATGAAACGCGTGGTGATTTCTACCTATCAATCTGTTTCTGGAACTGGAGTAAAAGCGGTGCAACAATTGGCAAATGAAGAAGCCGGAATTGATGGCGAAATGGCATATCATTATAAAATTGGTAGAAATGCCATTCCGCAATGTGATGTTTTTTTAGAAAATGGTTATACCAAAGAAGAAATGAAATTGGTAAAAGAACCAAAAAAGATTTTACGTGATGATTCTTTTTCGGTAACTGCTACTGCTGTTCGAATTCCGACTGCTGGAGGACATTCAGAAGCTGTGAATGTGCAATTTACGCATGATTTTGATTTGGATGAAGTTCGTCAAATATTAAGTGAAACTCCTGGAATTGTTGTGCAAGACGATTTGGCAAACCATATTTATCCAATGCCAATTACTGCCAATGACAAAGACGAAGTTTTTGTAGGACGAATTCGAAGAGATGAATCTCAAGAAAATACCTTAAATTTGTGGATTGTTGCTGACAACTTACGCAAAGGTGCTGCAACAAATACAATTCAGATTGCTGAATATTTAATCGCACACAACTTGGTATAATTTTAATTTTTATAATGTCAACATTTTATAAAACCACTATTAAAGAAATTACACACGAAACCGCATTTGCGGTTTCTGTGTTATTCCAAATTCCTGAAAATCAAGAAAAAACTTTTCAATTTACAGCAGGACAATACATCACCTTGCAAAAAGAAATTCATGGTGAATTGGTTAGAAGAGCTTATTCAATTTGTTCAACCCCACAAAGTGGCGACCTAAAAGTTGCTATTAAAGCTGTAGAAAAAGGAGTATTTTCTAGCTATGCAACATCCGAATTAAAAGTGGGTGATAGTATTGAAATTTCAGCTCCTGAAGGTCGTTTTCAATTGCAACCAAAACCAAACAAAAATTATATTGCTTTTGCTGCAGGAAGTGGAATTACGCCGATTTTATCGATGTTGAAAACCGTTTTAGAAAACGAACCAAGTGCTAGTTTTACACTCGTTTATGGTAATAGAACTGTGGCAGAAACCATGTTTTATGAAGAATTGTTGCAGTTTAAAAAACAATATTCAAACTTTCATTTAGAATTTATTTGTAGTAGAGAGCGTCAAGAAAATGCCTTATTTGGTAGAATTGACAAAGCATTTACCAACTTTTTTATCAAAAATAAATACAAAAACATTTCTTTTGATAGCGCTTATTTGTGTGGTCCTGAAGAAATGATTCACACAGTTTCTGACACCTTAAAAGAAGCCGAATTTCCATCAGAAAACATTCATTTTGAATTGTTTACAACTTCTGAAAACGAAGAAGAAGCCTCAAAAATAAAAGACGGAACTACTGAAATTTCGATTTTACTGGATGATGAAACTACCACATTTACCATGACTCAAACTGATACCATTTTGGCTGCTGCTTTGCGACATCATGTAGATGCACCTTATTCTTGTCAAGGTGGTGTTTGCAGTTCGTGTTTAGGAAAAGTTACAGACGGAAAAGCTGTAATGGTCAAAAACTCTATTTTAACAGACAAAGAAGTTGCTGAAGGATTTATTTTAACCTGTCAAGCACATCCAATAACACCAAAAATAACAATTGACTTTGATGACGTATAAAATTTGTATTTTTACGCTCTATGAGTTTTTTTGATATTAAAAATGCACTTCTAATTGGTTTCTTCATGGCTTTCATGATAGGACCTGTTTTTTTTATGCTGATTCAAACCAGTATTTTAAAAGGTGCTAGAGCAGCCATTGTTTTTGATTTGGGTGTTATTTTGGGTGATATTAGCTTTATTCTTTTAGCGTATTATGGAAGTAGACCTTTGTTAGAAAAAATAAAAGATGATCCTAGATTATTTTTTATTGGTGGAATGGTACTGATTATTTACGGTTTGATTACTTATTTTGACAAAGAAAACAAAAAACAGGTTGAAGAAAGTGAAGAGTTGGTAAATATTTCCGTAAAAAATAATTACTTAAAACTTTTCTTAAAGGGTTATTTTTTAAACTTTATCAATATTGGTGTTTTAACATTCTGGTTGGGAGCTGTTTTGGTTATTGGTCCCTCATTAGACATGAGTAGAAATGCCATTTTTTCTTATTTCGGAATCATTATTTTAGGCTATTTCATCACAGATTTAGGAAAAATATTTTTAGCAAAAAAACTGAAAGATAAAATGACGCCTATTTTGATTTTTCGCATCAAAAGAATCATGGGTATTATTTTGATTGTTTGTGGCGTTTTTTTAATGTTAAAAGGATTTATTCCGAATGACAAATTGAATCAATTTATCAGTTGATTTGTAATTATATCCCTTTATTTATTAATTATAGAGACAAAATAATTTGCTTTTGATACCTCTTTTTTAAATATATAAACGTATGATATCCTCTAAAGATGTTAGACTTAGTAGAGCTTTGTAAAAAATAGCTTTGCAAACTGAAAATTCACAAAGCTATTTCACATATTTTTACTAAAAAAAATGTCGCTTAATTTTAAAGCTCCATTTTAAAACTTAGCCCCAATAGATACAAAAAAGGTTCTGCCTTCACCAGGTAAAATCCCTGGTCCTGGATAACCTCCAGCTCTTCTAGTCGCATACATTTGGTTCATTAAATTATTAATACCTGCTTTGATATTATAGTTGTTTAACCATTTGTACTCTGAAGAAAAATCCATCACCTCATAGCCATCTAACCAACCTGTAACTCCATTAGCAGAGGGGTTTTGAGTGTTGTTGGCATCTGTAAAAATACCCCCTGAAGTGCGGTATTGCAAGGTGGAAGAAAAATTATTTTTGCTGTAAACCAACCCAAAATTGTGTACATATCTTGGAGAATTTTCTACGCGATTGCCTTTTAAATTACTCTCTGTAATTACTTCATTAGGTGCAGTACCACTAGTATTAAACACACTAAAATCCGAGTAACGAGCATCAATAAAACTCATAGTGGCAAATAGTTCTAAACTCCCAAAGGTATTGTAAATATTAAAAAATCGTGCAACATTAAAATTTACAAAACTTTCTATCCCTTGGTTAACAGTTTCACCTAAATTGGTTCGGTATAAAAAAGTTCCTTGGCTTGGATCGTTGTTTATAAACTGACGAATTCCTCCAATTCGGTTATTATATCTTAAGTAAAACAAACTTACATCAAAATTAATATAATTGTTTATAAACCCGCGATAACCTAAATCGGCATTGTAAC encodes:
- a CDS encoding L-lactate MFS transporter, with the protein product MIAQKLKNRWLIAASAVGIHISIGSVYAYSVMTNPVKDIFEVEGSTVKWAFKIAILLLGLSAAFLGKWVEKVGPKKSGITAGILYGAGILGSGLAVQFGSLWLFYACYGVIGGIGLGIGYITPVSTLVKWFPDRRGLATGMAIMGFGFAALIFGPIMAKLFETVGVANAFYILGTIYTIIILASASYIERPPVGYFPEGFEGEAKNAIKEDISNVTANEALKSERFYYIWLMMFINISCGIAIISAASPMMQEKLNYTSMQAATIVGFIGVFNGLGRLLWSTLSDYLGRANTYILFFAFQILAFYLLPKIGIESVFLLVLFTVITMYGGGFATLPAFLGDLFGTKQLGAIHGYVLAAWALAGVAGPTIYDLVKEQTGSLDTTLLIFAGLFVIAFIISVLMKFSILKSEKQRIKELSIA
- a CDS encoding aspartate-semialdehyde dehydrogenase codes for the protein MKIAVVGATGMVGTVMLRVLEERNLPITELIPVASEKSAGKKLTFKGKEYTIVTLEEAVALKPHIALFSAGGETSLQWAPKFAAVGTKVIDNSSAWRMDVDKKLVVPEINGDVLTKDDYIIANPNCSTIQLVMALAPLHQKYQMKRVVISTYQSVSGTGVKAVQQLANEEAGIDGEMAYHYKIGRNAIPQCDVFLENGYTKEEMKLVKEPKKILRDDSFSVTATAVRIPTAGGHSEAVNVQFTHDFDLDEVRQILSETPGIVVQDDLANHIYPMPITANDKDEVFVGRIRRDESQENTLNLWIVADNLRKGAATNTIQIAEYLIAHNLV
- a CDS encoding ferredoxin--NADP reductase, producing MSTFYKTTIKEITHETAFAVSVLFQIPENQEKTFQFTAGQYITLQKEIHGELVRRAYSICSTPQSGDLKVAIKAVEKGVFSSYATSELKVGDSIEISAPEGRFQLQPKPNKNYIAFAAGSGITPILSMLKTVLENEPSASFTLVYGNRTVAETMFYEELLQFKKQYSNFHLEFICSRERQENALFGRIDKAFTNFFIKNKYKNISFDSAYLCGPEEMIHTVSDTLKEAEFPSENIHFELFTTSENEEEASKIKDGTTEISILLDDETTTFTMTQTDTILAAALRHHVDAPYSCQGGVCSSCLGKVTDGKAVMVKNSILTDKEVAEGFILTCQAHPITPKITIDFDDV
- a CDS encoding LysE family translocator, coding for MSFFDIKNALLIGFFMAFMIGPVFFMLIQTSILKGARAAIVFDLGVILGDISFILLAYYGSRPLLEKIKDDPRLFFIGGMVLIIYGLITYFDKENKKQVEESEELVNISVKNNYLKLFLKGYFLNFINIGVLTFWLGAVLVIGPSLDMSRNAIFSYFGIIILGYFITDLGKIFLAKKLKDKMTPILIFRIKRIMGIILIVCGVFLMLKGFIPNDKLNQFIS